One Bdellovibrionales bacterium CG10_big_fil_rev_8_21_14_0_10_45_34 genomic region harbors:
- a CDS encoding rod shape-determining protein (functions in MreBCD complex in some organisms) translates to MSFFDQISDYFSNDIAIDLGTANTLVYAKGRGIILNEPSVVAVQKNYRGVQNRVLAVGKEAKEMLGRTPGSIVAIRPIRDGVIADFEVTQSMLKYFIAKATPKKGVIRPRIIISVPYGITQVEKRAVKESAQSAGAREVYIIEQPMAAAIGAGLPITEPSGNMVVDIGGGTTGVAVISLGGIVYCKSIKVAGDKFDEAIVNYVRRQFNLLIGEPTAENIKISIGNAFPFESERVMEIKGRDLVAGAPKTIEITSSQVHDALMDPLMEVIDAVKTALEKTPPELASDIVDNGIVLTGGGALLSNLDVLLREKTGLPVSIAEDPLTSVVLGAGRVLDELDLLRQLTSD, encoded by the coding sequence ATGAGTTTTTTCGACCAGATTTCTGATTATTTCTCGAACGATATTGCTATCGACTTAGGAACGGCAAACACATTGGTCTACGCTAAAGGCCGGGGCATTATTCTCAATGAGCCCTCAGTCGTAGCAGTTCAGAAAAACTACCGAGGAGTTCAAAACCGCGTTTTGGCTGTAGGAAAAGAGGCCAAAGAAATGTTAGGACGAACTCCTGGCAGTATTGTGGCTATCCGGCCTATTCGAGACGGAGTAATTGCTGATTTTGAAGTCACTCAGTCCATGCTCAAGTATTTTATTGCAAAGGCCACCCCCAAAAAAGGTGTTATTAGGCCCCGAATCATTATTTCGGTGCCTTACGGCATTACCCAAGTAGAAAAGCGAGCGGTTAAAGAATCGGCACAGTCCGCAGGAGCTCGCGAAGTCTACATTATTGAGCAACCCATGGCCGCTGCAATTGGCGCGGGACTTCCCATTACGGAGCCAAGCGGAAACATGGTTGTTGATATTGGTGGTGGTACGACTGGAGTTGCTGTTATTTCTCTTGGAGGAATTGTTTATTGTAAATCGATCAAGGTTGCAGGAGATAAATTCGACGAAGCGATCGTCAATTACGTTCGGCGTCAGTTCAATCTTCTCATTGGCGAGCCAACGGCTGAGAATATTAAGATTTCCATAGGCAATGCTTTTCCGTTCGAGAGTGAACGTGTGATGGAGATTAAGGGTCGCGACCTTGTTGCTGGTGCCCCCAAAACAATCGAAATCACGTCTTCGCAAGTTCATGATGCCCTTATGGATCCGCTTATGGAAGTCATCGACGCCGTCAAAACTGCATTGGAAAAGACGCCTCCAGAGCTAGCCTCTGATATCGTAGACAACGGAATCGTACTGACTGGGGGGGGTGCTTTGCTCTCTAACTTAGATGTACTTCTGAGAGAGAAAACCGGGCTACCCGTTTCTATTGCAGAAGATCCTCTTACATCCGTGGTTCTAGGCGCAGGGCGGGTTCTTGATGAGCTGGATCTTTTGAGACAGCTGACAAGTGATTAG